Below is a genomic region from Paenibacillus pabuli.
CAGGACACCATACGTATTGGCAGCTGGATCGACCGAATGCATGGATTCGTCCGTATTATGAAAATGCAATGCTTAGCAATAAGTGGACGGTTGGTAGTGTAACCAACTACGGCCGTTGGGATTATCCATTGGGTGTAACGATATACGGACTGCTGCAAACGGGACGTTATCTGGATAGATCCGATATCATTCGTTATGCAACAGAACATGTGCAGTCATGCACTCAAATGTATGATTACTCGCTGTGGGATCGGGAACAGTACGGATTCCCGGCGGTTAACCAGCAGCTAGTCATGTTGAGAATGCTGGATAACTGTGGTTCTTTTGGTTCAGCCATGCTTGAGGCATACTTGGAATGCCATGAACCGACGTTTTTGCCGATTGCCGAGCGTATTGCCGATTTTATGCTCTCCCGGTTGGAGCGGCAGGAAGACGGTGCGTTTTATCGCGAGTGCATTGGGGAGTTTGCCGAGAATACCATGTGGGCCGATGATCTCTATATGAGTACCCCGTTTTTAGTTCGGTATGCTCGCCTGACGGGGGAGAAGTCAGCTTTGGACGAGGCAGCCAGACAATTTTTGCTATACCGCAAATATCTGTTTATGCCTGAGTTCAACATTATGTCTCACGTATACGATTTTAAATATAAACAAGCGACTCACATTCCGTGGGGACGCGGGAACGGATGGGTACTGTTTTCCCTAACTGAAGTATTGGAGGCTTTGCCTGAAGAGCACTCTGACCGCCCGGCATTGATCCATTTCTTTAATGAATTGTGTGATGGGTATGCAGCTCTGCAGGGAGAAGGCGGATTATGGCATCAGGTGCTGAATGATTCAAACACATACCAGGAAGCTTCCTGTACGGCCATGTTCGCTTATGGGTTTGCGCGGGGAGTTCGATTCGGGTGGTTGGAACAGCCAGAGCGTTATATTGAAGCTTCGGAGCGGGCCTGGATCGGATTGACCCGGACAGCAATCGACCGCCAAGGCAATGTACATGGAGTATGCAGTGGGTCCAGGTATGCTTTCACGGCGGAATATTATGATAAGGATCTGCTGACTGTAACGAATGACAATCATGGTATTGGCATCATGATGCTGGCGGGTACCGAAGTTGCGAAAATGAAAAAACAATTGGCCAGACAGACAACAACCACATCGGCTCCCATGACACAATCCTCAACATGACAAAAGATTAAATGTTCCATGGAGATGATGATGAATCCTTGACATGACAAACCGCCGGAGAATGTATTCCGGTGGTTTTTACTCCCTAACCCCTTACTTTTTTGACAGGAAAGCTTACTTTTGTTTATGTCATGAGCGGCATAACGCCGTTACAATAGTTTTTGTAAGCGATTCCATAATAAAAGGGGAGAAAATTCATTCATGTTGATCACTAAAAAGTGGGTAACCCTGTTCTGCATGTCCCTGTTGTTGTTGTTGGCTACAGCCTGTTCTGGAGGATCTTCCGGATCTACTGGTTCATCTGGTGAGGGAAGTGAGGAAGGTGCCTCGGGTAACATCCAACTGCGCATGACCTGGTGGGGATCACAGACTCGCCACGATCTGACGACCAAAGTGATCAAACTCTTTGAAGAGAAACACCCCGGCATTACGATCAAACCGGAATACTCCGGCTGGGACGGATACTTCGACAAGCTGACTACACAGGTAGCTGGTTCGAATGCCCCGGATATTGTACAAATGGATTACGCTTTTCTTACCGATTTTGCCCGGCGTGGTGCACTTCTTGACCTGACCCCATACAGCGAGAGTAAAGAGCTGCGTACGGATGATCATGACGCGAGCATGCTCAAAGCCGGATCAATTGATGATAAATTATATGCGATTACATTAGGAGTTAATGCACCAGGTGTAATCTATGACGCCACCGTATTTAAGGAACTCGGGATCGAAGAACCTCAGGAAAGCTGGACGTGGCAGGACTTTAGTGACATCGCCGCCAAGATTGCGGCAGCAAAGGGCGAAGGTTTCTACGGTTCGGCGGATGTTTCGGGAACGACAAATATGTTTGAGGTGTTTATCCGTCAAACAGGCAAGGGACTATTTGAAGGCGGGACGATGACAGCAACCAGTGAGGACCTTCAGCAGTGGTTTGACATGTGGGGTGCGCTTCGTGAGAACGGGGGTGCTACGCCTGCTGAAGTGACGGCATCCACAACCAATGCATTGGAAACACGTCCGATCTCACTTGGTACGGCAGCCATGGATTTTGCGTGGTCCAACCAATTATTAACGTTCCAGCAGGTGAACAAAAACCAGGATCATAAACTCGGGATACAAGTGCTTCCGCACGGTGTGAATGAAAAACAAATCGGTGAATACCTGAAAGCAGGTCAGTTCCTGTCCGGTTACGCCAAAACCAAACATCCGAAGGAAGTGGCTATGTTTATTGACTTCATGGTTAACGATCCGGAAGCTACGGCCATTCTCGGTTCCGAGCGCGGAGTACCCGTCAATTCCAGCATCCGTGAGAAAATGCAACCCACGCTGCCTGAAGCGGAACAAGCCATCTTTCAATTTATCGACGTTGTATCGAAAAACTCCAGTGAAATTGATCCGCCTTACCCGCAGGGATTTTCCGAAGTGGATACCAGCTTCAAGAGCGCAAGTGAGCAGATCGCCTTTGGTCAAGGCAGCACATCAGATGTGATTGCCCAGTTCATTGAAGGCGCCAAGGCGACACTTGCATCGAGTCAATAAAGCCTTGAACGGATCCAGACTTCAAATTCCGCGGGGAGGTTGCGAAGATGAGTACAACACAGGTCAGTCAAGCCAGAACCGAGCGTGTGACAGCCCGGCGGGTGAAACGGAGATATGCCCATAGTGGAGCAGCACTTCTGTTTCTTGCCCCATGGCTAATTGGTTTATTGTTTCTGACCCTAGGCCCAATGCTAGTTTCATTATATATTTCGTTTACGGACTACAGTATCCTGGCCGCCCCTTCTTGGGTTGGTCTGGGTAACTACACAACCATGTTTACATCGGATAAGCTGTTTATCCAATCGCTGAAGGTTACCTTTACGTATGTTGCTGTGTCTGTTCCGATTAAGTTGATCTTTGCTCTGCTTGTCGCGATGCTGCTCAACAAGGGGATTCGCGGACTGGGCCTTTACCGGACTGTATACTACATTCCAACCTTGCTTGGAGGCAGTGTGGCCATTGCCATGTTGTGGCGCAAAATGCTGGGTGGTGACGGCCTGCTCAACGGCGTGCTTGCCATGGTGGGCATCAAGGCACCGGATTGGGTTGCTAATCCGAAATATGCGCTGTACTCCATCGTGCTGTTATCCGTATGGCAGTTCGGATCGTCCATGATTATTTTCCTGGCAGGGCTGAAGCAGATTCCACCGGAATATGATGAAGCTTCTGCGGTAGATGGTGCAGGTCCGTTCCGGCGTTTCTTCAATATAACGCTGCCGATTCTGTCGCCGGTTATCTTTTTCAATCTGGTGATGCAATTAATTACGTCCTTTCAATCGTTTACACAAGCCTTCGTCATCAGTAATGGCAGCGGCGGTCCTGTAAATTCAACATTGATGTATTCCCTGTATCTATATAAGAAAGGATTCTCTTTCTTTCAGATGGGTTATGCTTCCGCGATGGCCTGGGTGCTGGTGATCCTGATCGGAGTGTTTACATTGCTGGTATTCCGCAGCAGCAAGCTGTGGGTCCATTATGAGGACGGTGGAAAATCATGATTGGACAACGGAATTCTGCTGCCTGGGTCGTGGCGAAACATGTTTTGATTTCCGGCATTGCCTTCGTCATGCTGTATCCGGTGCTCTGGATGCTGGGTAGTTCGTTCAAGCCGGGACATATGATCTTCACGGAAACGTGGTTTTGGCCGCAGGAATGGAACTTTCAAAATTACATGAACGGCTGGACGGGAATCCAGGGTAACCCGTTCTCCCGTTTCCTGACCAACTCCATTGTCCTGTCACTGGGTGCGGTGCTCGGTAATGTGGTCTCTTGTTCGATGGCGGCGTATGCCTTTGCCAGACTGGATTTTCGTTTCAAGGCCACCTGCTTCGGCCTGATGTTAATGACAATCATGCTGCCACATCATGTGACGCTGATTCCGCAATACATCCTGTTCAACCATTTGGAATGGGTGAATACGTACTTGCCTCTGGTGGTGCCCAAGTGGCTCGCCACGGATGCCTTCTTTATTTTCCTGATGGTTCAGTTCTTCCGTGGTTTGCCCAAAGAGCTGGATGAGGCGGCAACCATCGATGGCTGTGGACCTGTACGCATCTACACCAAGGTCATTATCCCGCTGGCCTTTCCGGCGCTGGTGACCACGATGATCTTTACCTTCTTGTGGACATGGGATGATTTCTTCAGTCAACTGATCTATCTGAGTGATGTCAGCAAGTACACGGTGCCGCTGGGGCTGCGCTTGTTCCTTGATTCCAGTTCCCAATCGGATTGGGGTCCGATGTTTGCCATGTCGGTATTGTCGCTCGTGCCTTGTTTCATCGTATTTATGGTGTGTCAAAAGTACTTCGTGGAAGGAATTGCAACCTCCGGGCTCAAAGGGTAATTTCAAAACGAAACGAGTTGATTTCATGGGGAAACGAAGATTATCCCTGTTTATCAATCACAAACTGCAGCAAAGCAAGCTCACCACGTTGATGGTGACTTGCTTTATTGCGTTTAACCTGCTGCTCGTATCCGGCATCGTCTGGCTGGCCTATCAGTCCTTCTCTACCGTAACATTTACCGAGATCAGCAAAGCACGCCTGGCACTCCTTAACGAGAGCACCCGGCGCGGTTTTGATTTTATTACTGGAGTGACGGGAACTGCCTACTCGCTCGCGAGCAACAGGGAGCTCTCAAGTTTGCTGGAAACAGCAGGAACAGGGAGACTTACACAGATTCATCAGCGGCGGGAGTTAGCCAAAATACTGGACCATACGCTTGTTGTTAGTGAAGGCATCACCTCAGTGGAATTGTATACGGATGCGTTCAATGGTGTGACCGTCACGATGGCTGATCGGATTTTTCCGGTGGATACGATTGCAGGGGATTCATGGTTTACAGCTCTGGAACATGCAGATGCAGCTTGGGTACCTTTGCGGGAAAATGAATCAGGACATTCCCTGGTTGGCTATGCCCAGCGGATCTTCGACAGTCGTGGCAATACGGCGGCCTATGTCCTGATCCGTTTGAGTCGCGCCGATATCGTCCGTCGATTTGCGGACATGCCAATGGTATTGGATGGACAGGTGCTGCTGGTCGATACTGCAGGGAATATCATTATGCGGATGGATGATACGGATCCAGTAATGGCCTCTGAACCAAGTCCCAATGGTAATGAACATGAACCTGTAACCGACTCACTCCTGACTGTGGACACGGCTGCTCGGGGAACTTTACCGGTCGTGGACAGTGAATGGATTCAAGAGCATGCCCAGCAGAATGAAGATGGATTCGAGGTGGTATCTGGCGATGCCGGTGGTGCACAGCTCGTGCTGTATTCCAAGCCCGCCACACTTCAGTGGCGTCTGGTGCAGACGATTCCGGTACATACGCTGCTATCTCCTGTCAGGTACGCCGGATGGCAGGTGCTCGGTATTGCGGTGGTCGGATTGTTATGTTCAGCCGTATTCGCGTATTTGTTTGTCCGGCGAATTATCCGGCCCCTTCGTCAGCTGATTAAGCGAATGAGACAGCTTGAGAAGGGGGATTTTGACACCCGTGTACATCTCTCGTTTACCCAGGAGTATGCTCATCTGGCTTATGGCTTCAATCATATGGCTTCAAAACTGACGGAATTGATGGATCAGGTGAAAGAGGAGAGCCGTGCCAAGCGGGAGGCACAGACAAGTCTGCTGGAGGCACAGATCAAACCCCATTTTCTCTACAATACTCTGGATATGATCCACTGGCGTGCGCTTGATTA
It encodes:
- a CDS encoding glycoside hydrolase family 88/105 protein translates to MTTYFDEPQSMYYRFGEDQDQALKVLAERYIGANAQADFVYRVFQKSGILQNEKGLYDFNLGERFTDTQKGQVAYAAALVWGDEDRNLDVLVRCYGPVRFYFNDQLVYRSTVMDEINPDATVKLGIDIKPGWNTLVLEMRYTPAGFGCQFGSDEGKVRILNVLAPFRERQGQAGWIYTKPMNQEEVIRAFGIPATPGNIHPNWNLLGQEQDNTLEWLPNREWSIEQQARPTLERLYGHVPGQRAYAWTRINNRDSTGSPICLSGHSSGPLTIWVNGKPAVQLHEAGSFESEVQASYGRNDLLVCSECSSVSTAPWSFTLNAAVNGKQLELELPLHVHGASGDKWMYVGPFQAGMEPEVQDLMRTDRVYRINEAQGGAGEDKPYKHAGHHTYWQLDRPNAWIRPYYENAMLSNKWTVGSVTNYGRWDYPLGVTIYGLLQTGRYLDRSDIIRYATEHVQSCTQMYDYSLWDREQYGFPAVNQQLVMLRMLDNCGSFGSAMLEAYLECHEPTFLPIAERIADFMLSRLERQEDGAFYRECIGEFAENTMWADDLYMSTPFLVRYARLTGEKSALDEAARQFLLYRKYLFMPEFNIMSHVYDFKYKQATHIPWGRGNGWVLFSLTEVLEALPEEHSDRPALIHFFNELCDGYAALQGEGGLWHQVLNDSNTYQEASCTAMFAYGFARGVRFGWLEQPERYIEASERAWIGLTRTAIDRQGNVHGVCSGSRYAFTAEYYDKDLLTVTNDNHGIGIMMLAGTEVAKMKKQLARQTTTTSAPMTQSST
- a CDS encoding carbohydrate ABC transporter permease yields the protein MSTTQVSQARTERVTARRVKRRYAHSGAALLFLAPWLIGLLFLTLGPMLVSLYISFTDYSILAAPSWVGLGNYTTMFTSDKLFIQSLKVTFTYVAVSVPIKLIFALLVAMLLNKGIRGLGLYRTVYYIPTLLGGSVAIAMLWRKMLGGDGLLNGVLAMVGIKAPDWVANPKYALYSIVLLSVWQFGSSMIIFLAGLKQIPPEYDEASAVDGAGPFRRFFNITLPILSPVIFFNLVMQLITSFQSFTQAFVISNGSGGPVNSTLMYSLYLYKKGFSFFQMGYASAMAWVLVILIGVFTLLVFRSSKLWVHYEDGGKS
- a CDS encoding cache domain-containing sensor histidine kinase — protein: MGKRRLSLFINHKLQQSKLTTLMVTCFIAFNLLLVSGIVWLAYQSFSTVTFTEISKARLALLNESTRRGFDFITGVTGTAYSLASNRELSSLLETAGTGRLTQIHQRRELAKILDHTLVVSEGITSVELYTDAFNGVTVTMADRIFPVDTIAGDSWFTALEHADAAWVPLRENESGHSLVGYAQRIFDSRGNTAAYVLIRLSRADIVRRFADMPMVLDGQVLLVDTAGNIIMRMDDTDPVMASEPSPNGNEHEPVTDSLLTVDTAARGTLPVVDSEWIQEHAQQNEDGFEVVSGDAGGAQLVLYSKPATLQWRLVQTIPVHTLLSPVRYAGWQVLGIAVVGLLCSAVFAYLFVRRIIRPLRQLIKRMRQLEKGDFDTRVHLSFTQEYAHLAYGFNHMASKLTELMDQVKEESRAKREAQTSLLEAQIKPHFLYNTLDMIHWRALDYEAKDISRMIVQLSKLLRIGLSGGKMFIKIRDELEHARCYVSIQAERLPFSIDYEEQIDPRVRSCYIPKIILQPFIENAVIHANPKDETLRIRVDIREENDDPSRVVIRIMDNGQGLPAEWRLEDSRGIGVKNVHQRIQLYCGRGYGVQLCTGSLGGVEVTISLPRIETEEQLNL
- a CDS encoding carbohydrate ABC transporter permease, translating into MIGQRNSAAWVVAKHVLISGIAFVMLYPVLWMLGSSFKPGHMIFTETWFWPQEWNFQNYMNGWTGIQGNPFSRFLTNSIVLSLGAVLGNVVSCSMAAYAFARLDFRFKATCFGLMLMTIMLPHHVTLIPQYILFNHLEWVNTYLPLVVPKWLATDAFFIFLMVQFFRGLPKELDEAATIDGCGPVRIYTKVIIPLAFPALVTTMIFTFLWTWDDFFSQLIYLSDVSKYTVPLGLRLFLDSSSQSDWGPMFAMSVLSLVPCFIVFMVCQKYFVEGIATSGLKG
- a CDS encoding ABC transporter substrate-binding protein — protein: MLITKKWVTLFCMSLLLLLATACSGGSSGSTGSSGEGSEEGASGNIQLRMTWWGSQTRHDLTTKVIKLFEEKHPGITIKPEYSGWDGYFDKLTTQVAGSNAPDIVQMDYAFLTDFARRGALLDLTPYSESKELRTDDHDASMLKAGSIDDKLYAITLGVNAPGVIYDATVFKELGIEEPQESWTWQDFSDIAAKIAAAKGEGFYGSADVSGTTNMFEVFIRQTGKGLFEGGTMTATSEDLQQWFDMWGALRENGGATPAEVTASTTNALETRPISLGTAAMDFAWSNQLLTFQQVNKNQDHKLGIQVLPHGVNEKQIGEYLKAGQFLSGYAKTKHPKEVAMFIDFMVNDPEATAILGSERGVPVNSSIREKMQPTLPEAEQAIFQFIDVVSKNSSEIDPPYPQGFSEVDTSFKSASEQIAFGQGSTSDVIAQFIEGAKATLASSQ